GCCATGACCAGCCCTGCATTGTCTCCCAACCCCGAAAATTCTCCGCACATCGAGAAACTGCTGGATTCGGCCAATTCCGCCTCGCAGACGGTGGCGGCGCTGCATGTCGCGTTCATCGCGTTCGCCGCCTATCTCGGCGTGATCGTCTGGGGAACCACGCACGAGGATCTGCTCCGGATCAGTCCGGTCAAGCTGCCGATTCTGGATGTGGAATTGCCGCTGACGGCTTTTTATTCGTTCGCCCCGTGGATGGTCGTGCTGCTGCATTTCAATCTGCTGATGCAACTGGAGCTGCTTTCCTGCAAGCTCTGGAATCTGGACCACGATTTGCCCAATACTTCGGCCGGGCAACAAATCCGCGACCGCCTGTTCATCTTTCCTTTTACGCACCTGATCGTCGGGAGGTCCAATGTCTGGCTGATACGCTGGCTGCTGTCGCTGATCGTCGGCATTACGATCATTGCCTTGCCTTTATTTATGCTGCTGGCAGCGCAAATCCGTTTTCTGCCGTTTCACGATGAGGCGATCACCTGGTCCCAGCGGTTCGCGGTCTGGGTCGACGCGGTCATGCTGGTCGCGCTCTGGCCGCTGATTGCATCGCCGCAGGACCGGGCTGGGGAATGGTGGCAAAACTTCGCCTTCAAACTGTTCGGGTATTGGCCGGCCTCGCTCCACTATCTGTGCGAACTGGGATGGAACCGGTCGGTCCGGGCGATCCAGCGGCGCTGGCCGAACCGGCATCTGCGCGAAGTCGCCCTGCGGCCGGTTCAGCAAACCGGGACCGAACCCAAGGGAATGATCGTTCTGATGGTGTCGCTGCCGCTGGTGGTCTTGTTGAGCCTAGTCGCGGTGATACCCGGCAGGATGACCGTCCAGGCTTATTACAGCCCGGCGAAAAGCGATGCTGGAAACGGCTCTCCGGAGCAGGACTCCGGGTATTTCGAAGACTGGCTGATCCGGAAAGTGCCCGAAACCTGGCTGAGCGTCGCGGTGCATAAACAGGGGACCATATCCTGCACTTCGCTGGAGCAGGCCGAAAAAACCGAGGCTTCGATTCTTCAGGTGATGCTGGGGCCCTGTGCGTGGTTCGACTTGAGCTTTTTTTCGCGCAATCTGAATCTGAAGGAAAGGCGCCTGGTACCGAAAGAAGTCTCTTTGTCCCTGCTGACGCGCGCAACGGACCCGAACAAGGCAATCCGCGATGCGGCCTTCAAGGAGTTCGACGGCCTCAATTTGCAAAAGCGCGATCTACGTTTCGCCAATTTGCAGGGAGCCCAATTACCCAAGGCGGACATTCGCCATGTCCAACTGCAGGGCGCTGTGCTGCTGAGAGCAAAGCTCCAGGGGGTGGCTGGCTGGGACAAGACGCAACTGCAGGGCGCGATCCTGGGAGGTACGCAACTACAAGGCGCGGTCCTGGTCGAAGCGGATTTGCAGGGCGCGGACCTGCGCGGTGCCGACCTCCAGGGCGCCGACCTGAGCTGGGCGAACTTGCAGAGTGCGGACCTGCGCGGGGCGAACCTGCAGGGCGTGGATCTGCGTGGGGCAAAACTGCAGGGTGCCGACCTGCGAGGCGCGAAACTGCAGGGCGCTACGCTGCGCAAGGCGAATCTGCAAGGCGCGGATCTGGTTTACGCGGAATTGCAGGGCGCGGACCTGGTCCTGGCCGATCTGCAGGGGGCGGAGCTGCGGGAAACGCAACTGCAGGGGAGCGATTGGTCTGCCGCCAATCTCGACGGTATCTTTATTGCCGATCATGCCTCGCTGGAGTGGGATGCACAGCAACAGCGCAGCCTGGAAGCGATGCTGAAACCGTTACTCGATGATGAAAAATTCAGCGCCCTGCAGAAACGGATGAAACAGGTCGGCACCGGTTTGTCGCCGGGCAAAGCGGCCAGCCGGACAAATTGTTACAGCGATCACCGCGTCTTGTTGGGATGCAAATACAAGAGTCCGGCGCAGCTGGATGTTTATCGCACCAAAGTGCTGCACCCTAAACTGATCGACCTGGCCTGTTCGGACCCGGCGATTGCCGCCGGTATCGCAAGACGGGCTTTCAACAACTCAACGGAGGATAACCCGGATTCCGGACTGGCGGCGGCCCTGCTCAAAGTGCTCGAGGCGCCGAAGTCCTGCGCAGGCTTGGCCGGCTTGTCGGAACAGACCCGCCTGAAACTGCGGGATACTGCGGAACTCCGCAAGAATGCGGAAAAGCCCCGGTAGCCGCACTGGCCGCATCGTCCATAGGTGCTGTATCCGGCTCGGATTTTGGCCGGTTGAGGAGGGATAATACCGGGTGCATCAAACCCTTGAAGTTGAATTTGAGCGACACGCTATTGGTTTTCGATACAAAAAAGCCGCGAGTTCCGCGGCTTTTTTGTCATATTTTGGAGCGGGAAACGAGATTCGAACTCGCGACCCCAACCTTGGCAAGGTTGTGCTCTACCACTGAGCTATTCCCGCATGGATATGATGGAGGCTGCGACCGGAATCGAACCGGTATCTACGGCTTTGCAGGCCGCTGCATAACCATTTTGCTACGCAGCCTTGATTTTAAATCTAAATAAAAAAGCCGCGAGTTCCGCGGCTTTTTTGTCATATTTTGGAGCGGGAAACGAGATTCGAACTCGCGACCCCAACCTTGGCAAGGTTGTGCTCTACCACTGAGCTATTCCCGCGCTAGAAATTATTCGCAAATTATATAGTATTTACAGAATGTGTCAAATAATTTTTACAGCGCCGATCGATTTATTGCAGATCGATCGACAAAACCCAGCCGGTTTTACCGTTGCACTCGCCGCCTTCGATCGAAACTTCGGCAAAGCTGTTGGCGGTATCGAAAGCGTCCTGCAGTCTCAGCACTTTGACTTTGGTTCCTTGCGGGAAATGCTGGCAGGTGCCGGTGCGATCCGCTTCTTCGGTGTCATCGTAGGCAGCCAGGGTGCCCGGAGCAGGAACGATACGGATCGTGGAGTTCGGATCGTAGCTATTCGGGGATTTTAATGAATAGGTCTGACCGACGGCAAGAGCTTGCTTATTATATTGTTGAACGGCCGGACGGCTTTCCCCGCCGCTGAATACCGCGATCAAAACCAGTAAGGCAACGCCGCCGACCGCGCCGTAGAACACTTTAGGTTTGGTTTCTTTCAGGTTCAACGCCGCAGAAGTCAGATTGCCGAACAGGTTTTTGGCCGTATCCAACGAGGGTTTGGTTTTATCTTCGTTACTCATTTCTTATCCTCACGATATTGATTTTATTATTGTAATTGCATAGGAATTCGGACGATTCTTGCCTTTGACTTTCCCTGATCCGGAGCGGAAGGTCTGCATTTGTCTAAAATTCATTGCGTGCGGAGTGCAGCGGTTTTGGCCGATGAGGCCGCAACCTATTTTCCTACTGTTTTAATCGCTCACTCGACCGCACAAGTTACCACGATGAAAAAACTTTTCAAGTGGTTTGTGTTTTTTGTGCCGGGCGGATTTTCTAAGGAAGCTAGATGAAGTCATAGCCTTTTGCCGGGGTGGAAGCTTTTGGCCTCTCCATTATTTTTATGCATTGAAATCGCCAGTAGCCCAGGCCGATATTTTTCCGATCGCGCAGCGAAACGGAATAATCTTCGTTTTTCCAGTAAATACGGGCGGTATCCCCGTCTTTCAGGATGAAGTTATCCGTAATCAGGTAGCTCTTGTCGCCGTCCGCTTCTGTAACGGTGCACAGCAGCGCTTTGATCGATTCTTCTTTTTTGGATGAGTCGAGCGGGTTATAGGTAACCGCATAGCATTGTGAAGCCAGAAATTCGACACCGAATAGCAGATTGTTCGTCTTTTTCTCGATTAGGATCTGGTTGACGATACCCAGTACGATGGCGTCGTCCCGGCGGTCGGCTTTTCGGATGCCGATCAGGCGCCCGATGGATAAGATGCCAGCTTGTTCGAATCGGTAGGTCAGCAAACTTTCGGAAGCCGTATGGGCCTGCAGTTCGGTTTGGCTTTCCGATGGGTGCAGCGAATCGTTCAATAGTTCGTGGGCAGAGATCAGGCCCAGCGTAATGCAGCGGTCCAGGCGGTCTTCGAATAGCGGGGTGCTTTCCAGCTCGAAGCCGGACCAGCGGTGGAACAGGTATTCCAAGAGATCGAAGCTCGGCATTTGATTGTTTTGCAGCGCAAGCACCGAGTTGAAGCGCCCTTCGCCGATGTTGGCGAGTCTTGCCTTGTGTTCGAGCGTTTTATAGAGTTTGGTGAAGTCCAGATACAGGGTGGCGGAATCCGGACGATGGGCTCCTTCTTTCAAGAGAAAGGGCGGCCGGTCTTCGTCGGTCAGAATCACAAATTGCGCCGACTGACCGGAAACCGGGGTGTTCTGGATATGCACCGATTCGCAGAGCGTTTTGATGAAGTGATAGACCCGCAGCACCTCTTTTTGCATCAGTCCGTTCGGAGCGGCCAGGCTGAGCAGCAGGATTTGCTTGTAGCAGTCTTCCGGACTGCTTTTTTCGGAGGGATGGGTCGGATCGTCGATAATCCTGGCCGTGTTTTTTTTCAGATTGACGCTGAGTTTGTAGAGCGAATGCAGGTCGATCCATATCCAGTCCGGAATCGATATGCCCATCAGGCAATGGCTGACCACGATGCCGCTGAGTCCGCTGATGCAGCGATGCAGGGCCAGAGGCAATTGTTTGCCCTGGAACCAGCCGAAGGTTTTCTGCGACAGTTCCTTCAGCACGATCCAGTAGCTCAGCGTCAGTTCCTTTTCGATCGAGACGAGCACGTTGAAGATTTTTTGGTCGTTCTCTTCTTTGGGAAAACCGGTTTTGGTTAGGCGGCTGAGTAAATTTTCTTCGATGGCGAGAATACTGGGGCGCAGCTGTTCGAGCGCCGCGATCCGGAGATCGGCCGAGATCGCCAGAGTATTGAACTCGATAATCAAATCGTGCACCAAGCGCGTTGCTAGGCCCGGATTCGCCGCCGGAAGCTCGTTGATCCACTGCTGGAGGGGTTTGGCCTCGTATTCTTTGGTGCGTTGCGGATTGTTTTCCTGTTTGGGAATAACAAGGTAAAAAGAATTTTTCACATAGTCACCGGAGAGAGGAAGGCGCTTTGACAGATGCCGGGCGGAGGTCAGAAGTTTTTATTCTCGTCCGGCCGGAGCATGCTGCCGAGGAATGTTTAACCGCCGCCTTTTTTTACCATCATTCCTTTTGACGGATTATAGCCAATAATCGCGGCAGTGATAAACACCATGAAGGAAGCCAGCGTATAAAGCAGTGCCTCTTGGTTGAGTTGGCCGTATAAGGCGAAGCGGATCAGTTCGACGGCCTGGGAAAAGGGGTTGTATTGGGCCAGATGGTATAGCGGCAGGCTCGATTCCTTCAGCTTCCATAAAGGATAGAGCGCGGTCGAAAGGAAAAACATCGGAAAAATCACAAAATTCATCACGCCGGCAAAGTTTTCGAGCTGTTTGATGAAGGACGACAACAGTAACCCGAGCGCTCCGAGCATCAGGCCGGACAGGATCAGCGCCGGGACGATCCAGAGATAACCCTGCCAGGGCGCATGAATCTTGTAAATCCAGGCAATCGCGAGAAATACGTAGACCTGCAGGATCGACACGAAGGTGCCCGCCAACAGTTTCGATACCAGTAGAAACCAGCGCGGCAGCGGACTGACCAACAGGCTGCGCATGCTGCCCATTTCGCGGTCGTAGACCATCGACAGCGAGCTCTGCATGCCGTTGAACAACTGGATCATCCCGATCAGGCCCGGCGTAATATAGACTTCGTAAAGAATGTAGGTTTGGTAAGGCGGCGTGATGGCGAGCCCAAGCGCGGCCCGGAAGCCGGCGGCAAAGACGAACAGCCAGATCAGCGGCCTGACCAGCGCTGAAATGAAACGTTCGCGCTGGGTGACGAAGCGCCGGAGTTCGCGGCCGACGATACCCCACAGCGCGCGCCAGAAGTGCAGTATGTTCATCGTGTCTTCAGTCTCCCTGGGTCAGTCTGAAAAAAGCGTCCTTGACCGTTGCCGTGCCGGTGCTTTGGAGGATCTCGTCGACGCTGCCGGCCGCCTTGATTTTGCCTTTGTGCAGCACGATCAGCCGGTCGTCCGGATAAATTTCGTCGATTAGATGGCTGGCCCACAGCACCGCGATATGGCCGGTGCGGGCAAGGCTGTGCACATAGTCGACGATCGACGTGCGGCTCGGCACGTCGAGGCCGACGGTCGGTTCGTCGAGCAGCAGCAGCGCCGGCTTGTGCAGGAGGGCGCGGGCAATCTCGACGCGGCGGCGGTGGCCGCCGTTCAGTTGGCGGACTTTTTCGAAGCGGCGCGCGAACATGTCGAGCCTTTCCAATTCTTCATGGATGCGTTGTGCGGCGACTTTGTGGCTCATACCGTGTAGTGCGGCGTGGTAGCGCAGGTTTTGCAGCACGGTCAGGTCCAGGTCCAGCGTCGTTTGCTGAAAAACGATCCCGAGGTTGGCCAGCGCCCGGGTGGTCCTTTTTTTGATATCGTAGCCGCACAGTTCGATTTGTCCGTTCGGCGTGTCGTAGAGGCGGGTGATCAGCGAAAACAGCGTGCTTTTGCCCGCGCCGTTCGGCCCGAGCAGCATCGTGCAGTGTCCGGGCGGAATCTCGAAGTCGACCCGGTCCAGCGCTTTTTTGGCGCCGTAGGAAAAACTGACGTCAGTGACGGTTAAGGCGGCATTCGTGTTCATGGTTTGACCGCGACGCCCCACGGGTAGGTGCCGACGCCGACCGATTGGGTGACGGTCTGGCTGGCCAGATCGATGATCGAGATGTCGTTGCTGACGCCGTTGGTCGTATACAGACGCTGCTGGTCGGGCGAAAACGCCAGATTCCAGACGCGCTGGCCGACCAGCAGATAATTTTCGGCTTCCAGTTTCTGTGCGTCGACCACCGCGACCCGGTTTGCCGGCCCCAGCGCGACATAGCCGCGCTTGCGTTCCTTGTCGATCACGATCCCGACTGGCTGGATCTTGTCCGCCGTCACGCCCTGGACTGCGAATTTGATGTTCTTCACGATTTGCTGCGATTTCACGTCGATGATCGTCAGGGTGCCGGCCATTTCGGAGGTGACCCACAACTGTTCGCTATCGGCCGTGAAAGCGACCGCACGCGGGCGAGGATCGACCAGGATGTGGTTGACCGCTTCCAGCGTTTTCGCGTCGATCCAGTGCACCATGTTGGTCGTCTCGGAAGCGCTGATCACCCATTTTTTGTCGGGGCTGGCGGTAATGCCTTCCGGTTCGACGCCGACCTTGATTTGCTTGACCGCTTTCCGTTTCTTGAGATCGATCGCGGTGACCCTGCTGTCGTCTTCGTTCGAGACATACAGCAGGGTGCCGTCCGGGTTTAGCGCAAAGGTTTCGGGATCTTCGCCGGACGGTAGCTTGCCGATTTCTTTCAACGTTTCCGCGTCGAGAATTTTAATCGTATCGTCGTCGCTGGTGGCGACATAAATCGATTTGAAGTCGGGGCTGAGCGCGATTCCGCGCGGACGCTGGCCGACCGGCACCGTCTTGAGCAGTTTGCCCGCGACAGGGTCGACGACGGCGAGCGCGTTGTCTTTTTCGAGCGTCACGAACAGCGTTTCGGCATGCGCGATGGGGCCGATAAACGGGGTGGCCAGCAACGCGGCGAGCAAAGTGTTTTTAATCATTTGTTCAAGGGGCAGGTAGCTTCGGGTTGGTCGTAACCGAGCGTGTCGAGCTCGGTTTTCGGGTGCAGAAAGCCTTCGATCGGCGCGACGGCCACCAGCGAGCGCGGCGCCGCCAGAAGCACCGGCTGCCGCAGTTGGCCGTTCCAGGCCCGGAACGACAGCGGCGTGCCTTTATAACCTTGCAGCGCGAAGGCAGGACTCAGCAGATAGTCTTTGACCGGCTGCAATTCGTTCGATTTGACGCGCGTTGCCGCTTCGCCGACCGCCCGGGTGGCCAGGTAGCCGGCATAGCCGATCTCTTCCATCCAGCGGCCGTATTTTTCCTTGAAGCGGTTTTGCAATTGCACCGCGCCCCACTGTTCGTGCGTCCGGTGCCAGGCCGTCGCGGTCAGGCCTTGCGTGCCGGCGACCGGCCGGGGCAGCCAGGTGCGGTAGTCGAGGTATTCGCCGAATTCGCCGCGCTCGTCCGCCACGATCAGCACATCGTATTCGTCGTCCGCCTGGGTCAGGACAGGGACATCGGATTGCGCGGTGCGGCGTGCATCGGCGGTATGTTCCCAGGGCTTCTCGCTGACGATTTCGAGTCCGAAACGGGTGGCGGCCCGCTTGATCGCCTCGCCGTACAGGCGGTCTTCGTCATGGTTGCCCAGCAGCAGGAACAATTTGGTCCAGCGTTTTTTGAGCAGATACTGCGCCAGGGCATCGGCGCGCATGGCGCGGCTCGGCAGGATGTGCAGCACGTTCGCCCGGCAGTCCCGGTTGCGCAGTTTGTCGTCCGTGGTGGCGATATCGAACAACAAGGCGTCTTTCGCTTCCGGCAGGTCGGCCAGCTTGATCAGCTGGATCTCGGGCAGGTTCACGACCACAAAACGGTATTTGCCGGCGATGTACTGTTTGAACGCGGCCAGTGGATCG
The genomic region above belongs to Methylomicrobium agile and contains:
- a CDS encoding ABC transporter substrate-binding protein — its product is MIDLLKSSLLRNRLPIALITLLVMADPVAAKAQPIPVPIAYLTQEREVPPPLSNLDPFIKDKGLPGAELAIEDNNTTGQFTGQAFALKAFTVPLQGDPLAAFKQYIAGKYRFVVVNLPEIQLIKLADLPEAKDALLFDIATTDDKLRNRDCRANVLHILPSRAMRADALAQYLLKKRWTKLFLLLGNHDEDRLYGEAIKRAATRFGLEIVSEKPWEHTADARRTAQSDVPVLTQADDEYDVLIVADERGEFGEYLDYRTWLPRPVAGTQGLTATAWHRTHEQWGAVQLQNRFKEKYGRWMEEIGYAGYLATRAVGEAATRVKSNELQPVKDYLLSPAFALQGYKGTPLSFRAWNGQLRQPVLLAAPRSLVAVAPIEGFLHPKTELDTLGYDQPEATCPLNK
- a CDS encoding ABC transporter permease, which gives rise to MNILHFWRALWGIVGRELRRFVTQRERFISALVRPLIWLFVFAAGFRAALGLAITPPYQTYILYEVYITPGLIGMIQLFNGMQSSLSMVYDREMGSMRSLLVSPLPRWFLLVSKLLAGTFVSILQVYVFLAIAWIYKIHAPWQGYLWIVPALILSGLMLGALGLLLSSFIKQLENFAGVMNFVIFPMFFLSTALYPLWKLKESSLPLYHLAQYNPFSQAVELIRFALYGQLNQEALLYTLASFMVFITAAIIGYNPSKGMMVKKGGG
- a CDS encoding PQQ-dependent catabolism-associated beta-propeller protein; the protein is MIKNTLLAALLATPFIGPIAHAETLFVTLEKDNALAVVDPVAGKLLKTVPVGQRPRGIALSPDFKSIYVATSDDDTIKILDAETLKEIGKLPSGEDPETFALNPDGTLLYVSNEDDSRVTAIDLKKRKAVKQIKVGVEPEGITASPDKKWVISASETTNMVHWIDAKTLEAVNHILVDPRPRAVAFTADSEQLWVTSEMAGTLTIIDVKSQQIVKNIKFAVQGVTADKIQPVGIVIDKERKRGYVALGPANRVAVVDAQKLEAENYLLVGQRVWNLAFSPDQQRLYTTNGVSNDISIIDLASQTVTQSVGVGTYPWGVAVKP
- a CDS encoding pentapeptide repeat-containing protein, whose amino-acid sequence is MTSPALSPNPENSPHIEKLLDSANSASQTVAALHVAFIAFAAYLGVIVWGTTHEDLLRISPVKLPILDVELPLTAFYSFAPWMVVLLHFNLLMQLELLSCKLWNLDHDLPNTSAGQQIRDRLFIFPFTHLIVGRSNVWLIRWLLSLIVGITIIALPLFMLLAAQIRFLPFHDEAITWSQRFAVWVDAVMLVALWPLIASPQDRAGEWWQNFAFKLFGYWPASLHYLCELGWNRSVRAIQRRWPNRHLREVALRPVQQTGTEPKGMIVLMVSLPLVVLLSLVAVIPGRMTVQAYYSPAKSDAGNGSPEQDSGYFEDWLIRKVPETWLSVAVHKQGTISCTSLEQAEKTEASILQVMLGPCAWFDLSFFSRNLNLKERRLVPKEVSLSLLTRATDPNKAIRDAAFKEFDGLNLQKRDLRFANLQGAQLPKADIRHVQLQGAVLLRAKLQGVAGWDKTQLQGAILGGTQLQGAVLVEADLQGADLRGADLQGADLSWANLQSADLRGANLQGVDLRGAKLQGADLRGAKLQGATLRKANLQGADLVYAELQGADLVLADLQGAELRETQLQGSDWSAANLDGIFIADHASLEWDAQQQRSLEAMLKPLLDDEKFSALQKRMKQVGTGLSPGKAASRTNCYSDHRVLLGCKYKSPAQLDVYRTKVLHPKLIDLACSDPAIAAGIARRAFNNSTEDNPDSGLAAALLKVLEAPKSCAGLAGLSEQTRLKLRDTAELRKNAEKPR
- a CDS encoding ABC transporter ATP-binding protein; translated protein: MNTNAALTVTDVSFSYGAKKALDRVDFEIPPGHCTMLLGPNGAGKSTLFSLITRLYDTPNGQIELCGYDIKKRTTRALANLGIVFQQTTLDLDLTVLQNLRYHAALHGMSHKVAAQRIHEELERLDMFARRFEKVRQLNGGHRRRVEIARALLHKPALLLLDEPTVGLDVPSRTSIVDYVHSLARTGHIAVLWASHLIDEIYPDDRLIVLHKGKIKAAGSVDEILQSTGTATVKDAFFRLTQGD